In the genome of Hyphomicrobium sp. ghe19, the window AACGCGCCTCGGGGCAGCCCTCGCAGCTGCAGCAATCGCATTGGCCCTCGGAGCAATTGTGATAGCGCCTGTGGTGGTCTCTGGGCGCGCGGTGGCGGCTGATTCGCCGGCGCTCGCCGGAAGCGGCTTGCCGGTGCCGCGGTTCGTCAGTCTCAAGTCGGACAGGGTCAATCTCAGGAACGGGCCGGGGACCGATTACCCGACCTCATGGGTCTATCGGCGCGCCGGACTTCCACTGGAAGTCATCAAGGAATTCGAGATCTGGCGGCAGGTGCGCGACGCCGAGGGCGCCACGGGCTGGGTTTTGCAGTCGTTGCTGTCGGGCCGGAGAACGGCCCTCGTTCTGCCTTGGGAACGCAAGACCGGGAGTTCGCCGCCACTGGTGCCGATCATGGCGAGCGATAGCGAGCACACGAACGTGGTCGCGAATGTCGAAGCGGGTGTCATCGCCGACCTGCACATGTGCGACGGGCGCTGGTGCCGCGTAACGGTCGACCAATACAGCGGCTACATCGAGCAGAAGAAGCTCTGGGGCGTCTACGAAGGCGAGACGTTCAAGTAGGCCGTTACTTGTGATGACCGGCGATCGAGACGATCAGGTAGCTCTTTTGCCTCAAGCTTTCGTCAGGCGCACGACCACATCGACGTGCGTGATCTTGAGGCCTTCGGGCGGCTCGGGGAGGCCGGCGACGGTGATCGCATCGCCGGGGATGTCCATCAGCTCGCCGTTCGGCTCGAGCAAGAAGTGATTGTGATTGGATGTGTTGGTGTCGAAGTAGGCTTTCGAGCCCTCGATCGCCAACTCGCGCAGAAGACCCGCGCGCTTGAACTGATGCAGCGTGTTGTAAACGGTTGCGAGGGAGACGTGCTCGCCGAGGCCCGCGACTTCGGCGTGAAGCTGCTCGGCCGTCACGTGGCGGTCGCCGCCGTCGAACAGCAGCTTGCCGAGCGTCATGCGCTGCCGGGTCGGCCGGAGGCCCGCTTTTCGCAGGAGCTCTGGCGTGGAGAGCGGTGCTTCTGTTGCCATGCTTGCCGGAGATTTGTCAGACATTTGCGTTTGCAGAACCGTGATTGCGTCCCCACGTTGGACCAACATGATGTCAGTCCCTACGAAACGCGCCCAATTGATCTGAGTATAGTCACTTGCCTTAAAAGCCGCAACTTACGGCGAGAATGGGTCTTTAAGACCGGTCAACGCCCTGTTACACGCAGCGGCCAGCACTGCTAGGCGCAAGGGCA includes:
- a CDS encoding SH3 domain-containing protein, with the translated sequence MAGVRATRLGAALAAAAIALALGAIVIAPVVVSGRAVAADSPALAGSGLPVPRFVSLKSDRVNLRNGPGTDYPTSWVYRRAGLPLEVIKEFEIWRQVRDAEGATGWVLQSLLSGRRTALVLPWERKTGSSPPLVPIMASDSEHTNVVANVEAGVIADLHMCDGRWCRVTVDQYSGYIEQKKLWGVYEGETFK
- the irrA gene encoding iron response transcriptional regulator IrrA — translated: MATEAPLSTPELLRKAGLRPTRQRMTLGKLLFDGGDRHVTAEQLHAEVAGLGEHVSLATVYNTLHQFKRAGLLRELAIEGSKAYFDTNTSNHNHFLLEPNGELMDIPGDAITVAGLPEPPEGLKITHVDVVVRLTKA